The following proteins come from a genomic window of Lolium rigidum isolate FL_2022 chromosome 5, APGP_CSIRO_Lrig_0.1, whole genome shotgun sequence:
- the LOC124656325 gene encoding E3 ubiquitin-protein ligase RNF181-like, with the protein MEAVRMPTTIIYEEVMEDREPRNGQEFIHRTLMDWTFGRLPWLDEMLDSMVERRREEEDQRQSDQAEEEPFKPPKAIQDNLRETTWAAAGARLQTECAVCLKDFEAEDMVSKMPCDHCFHQGCISQWLRVSCVCPLCRHALPTA; encoded by the coding sequence ATGGAGGCAGTGAGGATGCCGACGACAATCATCTATGAGGAGGTCATGGAAGATCGGGAGCCGAGAAACGGGCAGGAATTTATACATCGCACTTTAATGGATTGGACTTTTGGCCGGCTGCCTTGGCTTGACGAAATGCTCGACAGCATGGTCGAGCGGCGCAGAGAAGAAGAGGATCAGCGTCAGAGCGACCAGGCGGAGGAGGAGCCATTCAAACCGCCCAAGGCCATCCAGGACAATTTGAGGGAGACAAcctgggcggcggccggcgcaagGCTGCAGACTGAGTGCGCCGTGTGCCTCAAGGACTTCGAGGCGGAGGACATGGTCAGCAAGATGCCGTGCGACCACTGCTTCCATCAGGGCTGCATCTCACAGTGGCTCCGGGTCAGCTGCGTCTGCCCCCTCTGCCGCCACGCGCTGCCCACTGCATGA